Proteins from a single region of Crassaminicella profunda:
- a CDS encoding D-glycero-alpha-D-manno-heptose-1,7-bisphosphate 7-phosphatase, producing the protein MKKAIFLDRDGVINDNKKPVNKPKDLIFYPWTIEALKILSKADFMLFIVTNQGGIEMGYFTENDLKAIHDEMMRIFRLENIVIDDIAYCPHFKTKCECRKPSPGMLLSLAKNHHIDLNASYMIGDREMDITAGFEAGCTTIKIGKPCNHAHHTVDNLLEAANLIMDL; encoded by the coding sequence AGAGATGGAGTTATTAATGATAACAAAAAACCTGTTAACAAACCAAAAGACCTAATATTTTATCCTTGGACCATAGAAGCACTTAAAATATTAAGCAAAGCAGACTTTATGTTATTTATTGTAACCAACCAAGGTGGCATAGAAATGGGATATTTTACAGAAAATGATTTAAAAGCTATTCATGATGAAATGATGCGCATATTTAGATTAGAGAATATTGTTATTGATGACATTGCATACTGCCCTCATTTTAAAACCAAATGTGAATGTCGAAAGCCATCTCCTGGAATGCTTCTAAGCCTTGCAAAGAATCATCATATTGATCTTAATGCCTCCTACATGATAGGAGATCGTGAAATGGATATAACAGCTGGTTTTGAGGCTGGATGCACTACTATAAAAATCGGAAAACCATGTAATCATGCGCATCATACTGTTGATAATTTATTAGAAGCTGCAAACCTTATCATGGATCTTTAA
- a CDS encoding FtsX-like permease family protein, producing the protein MTFRQFAFKNIIRNKSIYSAYFLSSAFSVMIFFTFASFMFHPEVENTPLKNAVKNGMLAAEIIIFIFSFLFVLYSVGTFLKARNNEFGTYMILGISKKQLSGLIFMENMIIGVCSIIAGIFMGFVFLKLFLLMAAKLLMIHSLSFYFPGKAICLTSISFFILFFCISAFTIGFIRVNKIIELLKGSRKPKKEPKASTILSMLAGILLLGGYFLAYTANGHTLTMLILPVILIVTVGTFFFFSQLSIFFIGVLKKNRKFYMKRTNILWISDLSYRIKDNAQILFLVSIVSAVAFTSVATLYLWDSQIKNVAEEELIYAFNYFPEKEDKNIEKNLKKLESLLDEKNIPYEKVKITAIGQKNNETDKFNSYSIMKLSEYNHIANVLDFEKIRMKDDEAFIVPQFNDSTSQSLERSLLRENEIVFKESAIKIDLKGLGEKIIVPRGLLGPLIVVNDAIFSKVENLGQKEYFYGYVISNWEKTLNIALKIKNDKDFSGIFWSMSEGYYENKQMSGLTLFIGFFIGVIFFIAAGSFLYFRFYADLSQERDKYRNMTKVGMTQEELKRAVTVQMAVLFFIPYVIAFIHTAFALKPLQMLFSTSIVFPILKVLIGFLIVQVIYFLILRYQYIKNLLRYIG; encoded by the coding sequence ATGACTTTTCGTCAATTCGCCTTTAAAAATATAATTAGAAACAAAAGTATATATTCAGCTTATTTTTTGAGTAGTGCATTTTCTGTAATGATTTTTTTTACCTTCGCAAGCTTTATGTTTCATCCAGAAGTAGAGAATACTCCTCTAAAAAATGCAGTTAAAAATGGAATGCTTGCAGCAGAAATCATTATTTTTATTTTTTCTTTCCTATTTGTTTTATATTCAGTAGGAACATTTCTAAAAGCAAGAAATAATGAATTTGGAACCTATATGATTTTAGGAATATCAAAGAAGCAGTTAAGTGGATTAATCTTTATGGAAAATATGATTATAGGCGTTTGTTCAATTATTGCGGGAATTTTCATGGGATTTGTATTTTTGAAGCTATTTTTATTAATGGCTGCAAAGCTTTTGATGATTCATTCTTTATCTTTTTATTTCCCTGGAAAAGCTATATGTTTAACGAGTATATCCTTTTTTATTTTATTTTTTTGTATTTCAGCCTTTACGATTGGTTTTATAAGAGTGAATAAGATCATTGAACTCCTTAAGGGTTCAAGAAAGCCTAAAAAAGAGCCAAAAGCATCTACTATATTATCAATGCTTGCAGGTATATTATTATTAGGAGGATATTTTTTAGCTTATACAGCAAATGGACATACTCTGACTATGTTGATTTTACCTGTTATATTAATTGTTACCGTGGGGACGTTTTTCTTTTTTTCTCAATTAAGTATATTCTTTATTGGAGTTTTGAAGAAGAATAGAAAATTCTATATGAAACGAACCAATATTCTTTGGATTTCAGATTTATCCTATAGAATAAAGGATAATGCACAAATTCTTTTTTTAGTAAGTATTGTATCAGCAGTGGCGTTTACTTCTGTAGCTACTTTGTACCTTTGGGATAGTCAAATCAAGAATGTAGCTGAAGAAGAACTTATTTATGCATTTAATTATTTTCCAGAAAAGGAAGATAAAAATATAGAAAAAAATTTAAAGAAATTAGAAAGTTTATTAGATGAAAAAAATATTCCATATGAAAAAGTAAAAATTACTGCTATTGGGCAAAAAAATAATGAGACAGATAAATTTAATAGCTATAGTATTATGAAGCTTTCGGAATATAATCATATTGCAAATGTTTTAGATTTTGAAAAAATAAGGATGAAGGATGATGAAGCCTTTATAGTGCCTCAATTTAATGATTCTACTAGTCAATCTCTTGAAAGAAGTCTTTTAAGAGAAAATGAAATCGTATTTAAAGAAAGTGCTATAAAGATTGATCTTAAGGGATTAGGAGAAAAGATCATTGTTCCGCGTGGATTACTAGGACCTCTTATTGTTGTGAATGATGCTATTTTTTCAAAAGTAGAAAATCTAGGACAAAAAGAATATTTTTATGGATATGTTATTTCAAATTGGGAAAAAACACTAAATATAGCTTTGAAGATAAAAAATGATAAAGATTTTTCAGGAATCTTTTGGAGTATGTCAGAGGGATATTATGAAAATAAACAAATGTCAGGGTTGACTCTATTTATTGGATTTTTCATTGGTGTTATATTTTTTATTGCAGCAGGGAGTTTTTTGTATTTTAGATTTTATGCAGATTTATCTCAGGAAAGGGATAAATATAGAAATATGACAAAGGTTGGAATGACTCAAGAGGAATTAAAAAGAGCTGTAACGGTTCAAATGGCTGTATTATTTTTTATTCCCTATGTGATTGCTTTTATTCATACAGCTTTTGCATTAAAGCCTTTACAAATGTTGTTTTCTACATCTATTGTTTTTCCTATATTGAAGGTGTTAATAGGATTTTTAATAGTGCAGGTAATTTATTTTTTAATTCTTCGATATCAATATATAAAGAACTTATTGCGTTATATAGGATAG
- a CDS encoding AAA family ATPase — MKLSENNQYLRSIRLLRDEINSFSRYPFDLPIVNGLSTLTFHPRVTFVVGENGTGKSTLLEAIATSFGFNPEGGTKNFNFSSRDTHSELYEYIRLSKGIKRPKDGFFLRAESFYNLATNIEELDKSGGGPRIIDSYGGTSLHAQSHGESFFATFINRFSGRGLYILDEPEAALSPFRQMSMISRIHQLVQEESQFIIATHSPIIMAYPDAMILQVNNGFKRVNYEETEHYQIMKQFMNNREKMLNILMES, encoded by the coding sequence ATGAAATTATCTGAAAATAATCAATATTTAAGAAGCATAAGATTGTTGCGGGATGAAATCAATTCTTTTTCTAGATATCCGTTTGATTTACCAATTGTTAATGGATTAAGTACTTTAACATTTCATCCAAGAGTCACCTTTGTAGTAGGAGAAAATGGTACGGGAAAGTCAACGCTTTTAGAAGCTATTGCTACATCTTTTGGATTTAATCCAGAAGGAGGGACGAAAAATTTCAATTTTTCATCAAGAGATACACATTCAGAGCTATATGAATACATAAGGCTTAGCAAAGGCATAAAAAGACCTAAAGATGGTTTCTTTTTACGTGCAGAAAGTTTTTATAATCTTGCTACAAATATTGAGGAACTTGATAAAAGTGGAGGGGGACCTAGGATTATTGATTCATATGGTGGAACTTCACTTCATGCACAGTCCCATGGAGAGTCATTTTTTGCAACGTTCATTAATCGATTTTCTGGAAGGGGGCTCTATATATTAGATGAACCAGAAGCAGCTTTGTCTCCTTTTAGACAAATGTCTATGATTTCAAGAATTCATCAATTGGTTCAAGAGGAATCCCAATTTATTATTGCAACCCATTCACCCATTATTATGGCTTATCCTGATGCAATGATTTTACAAGTAAATAATGGTTTTAAAAGGGTAAATTATGAGGAAACAGAGCATTACCAGATTATGAAGCAATTTATGAATAATCGTGAAAAAATGTTAAATATTCTTATGGAATCATAA
- a CDS encoding GNAT family N-acetyltransferase — protein MIIKEIYVEDTWEIRHKVMWPEKDLNYVKLKDDHKGKHYGVFEENKMVSVISLFFSEDGAQFRKFATLKEEQGKGYGGQLLKFVMEKTKKDGINHIWCNARYDKIDFYKKFGMVETNESFQKGGIDYIIMRKYLK, from the coding sequence ATGATTATTAAAGAAATCTATGTAGAAGATACATGGGAAATAAGGCATAAAGTCATGTGGCCAGAAAAAGATTTGAACTATGTGAAATTAAAAGATGATCATAAGGGGAAACACTATGGAGTTTTTGAAGAGAATAAAATGGTTTCAGTCATTTCTTTGTTTTTTAGTGAGGACGGGGCTCAATTTAGAAAGTTTGCTACGTTAAAAGAGGAGCAAGGAAAAGGATATGGAGGGCAATTACTAAAATTTGTTATGGAAAAAACAAAAAAAGATGGAATCAATCATATATGGTGTAATGCAAGATATGATAAAATTGATTTTTATAAAAAATTTGGAATGGTAGAGACCAATGAAAGCTTTCAAAAGGGTGGTATTGATTATATCATTATGAGAAAATATTTAAAGTGA
- a CDS encoding MGDG synthase family glycosyltransferase, whose translation MNILFFTVSAGEGHNQVAKTVADHIKNRCPHHNIRIIDTFNYMHRHLHKIIIETYMKSIKYMPALYRFIYNRSEYTDSSISDVSEFLNQILLSRKLSKLLADFKPDVIVCTHPFPAEALSVMKRKGKINIPLVTILTDYTIHPSWINKEVDYYIFPSETFAYQFQYWEIPKEKAKFFGIPVDEKFKNCPDRNQLCSKLHIKNTFTALIMGGGLGLGNITETLNYLFTYNVHIQLLVVTGKNEELYHYLSKNNRPNVKVFGYVNNIDELMSASDLIITKPGGITVTESLNKELPIIVTSKLPGQEERNTEFILNNGIGMVANSPNSLISCINLLKEDQEKYHIFKQNMARLKKPNATKDIAEFLLSLCTEKNYTVDII comes from the coding sequence ATGAATATACTATTTTTTACTGTATCAGCAGGAGAAGGTCACAATCAAGTTGCTAAAACTGTTGCTGATCATATTAAAAATCGTTGTCCTCATCACAATATAAGAATCATTGATACTTTTAACTATATGCACCGTCATCTTCATAAAATAATTATTGAAACTTATATGAAATCTATTAAATATATGCCTGCTTTGTATCGATTCATTTATAATCGTTCAGAGTATACAGATAGTTCTATTTCTGATGTAAGTGAATTTTTAAATCAAATATTATTGTCAAGAAAGCTTTCAAAATTACTAGCAGATTTCAAACCTGATGTAATTGTATGTACCCATCCATTTCCTGCAGAAGCTTTATCTGTTATGAAACGAAAAGGGAAAATCAATATACCATTAGTTACAATCCTTACAGACTATACAATCCACCCTAGCTGGATTAATAAAGAAGTTGATTATTATATTTTTCCCTCTGAAACCTTTGCATACCAGTTTCAGTATTGGGAAATTCCAAAGGAAAAAGCTAAATTTTTTGGTATCCCAGTAGATGAAAAATTCAAAAACTGTCCTGATCGAAATCAATTGTGCTCAAAGCTTCATATCAAAAACACATTCACAGCACTGATTATGGGCGGAGGACTTGGACTTGGTAATATTACAGAAACTTTAAATTATCTATTTACTTATAATGTTCATATTCAATTATTAGTTGTTACAGGTAAAAATGAAGAATTGTATCACTATCTTTCAAAAAATAATCGTCCTAATGTAAAAGTATTTGGGTATGTGAACAATATAGATGAACTCATGAGTGCATCTGATTTAATCATTACAAAACCTGGTGGAATAACGGTTACCGAATCCCTTAATAAAGAACTTCCTATTATCGTCACCTCCAAACTTCCAGGTCAAGAGGAGCGAAATACAGAATTCATATTAAATAATGGTATCGGCATGGTAGCCAACAGTCCTAATTCTCTTATTTCTTGTATTAATCTACTAAAAGAAGATCAAGAAAAATACCATATTTTTAAACAAAATATGGCTCGACTAAAAAAACCAAATGCTACAAAAGATATCGCTGAATTTTTACTAAGCTTATGTACAGAAAAAAATTATACAGTAGATATTATCTAA
- the gltB gene encoding glutamate synthase large subunit — MNRNGLPEKQGLYDPNLEKDNCGVGFIANIKGLKSHQILNQALEILKNLKHRGAVGADESTGDGSGIMLQIPHEFLKKETEKLGVKLTDAGEYAVGMIFLPRHPNARLFCEGIFERILKEENQKLLGWREVPVNEKACGESARATRPVVMQVFIDRNNQKKESFERKLLMIRKRVQNMILECKRAYTESFYICSLSSNTMIYKGQILGYKLDEFYLDLQDETMKTAIAIVHERYSTNTFPSWKLAQPFRYLAHNGEINTIRGNINWMNAREGVMHSKLFGEEFNKILPVIEAGGSDSASLDNAVELFTANGHPMENVMMMLIPEAWQNDSKMDENQRGFYEYFARLMEPWDGPATIAFSDGIKVGVTLDRNGLRPARYLITKDEMVIMASEIGVVEVRQENIAKKGRIEPGKMLLIDTEEGRIISDDEIKWAASQKKPFAEWIKKNKIILDDIKESYEIKKMRKETILLKEKVFGFTEEEMQRVIGYMAENGKEPIGSMGMDIPLAILSERPQLLFNYFKQTFAQVTNPPIDPIREEIIMSLTQSIGGHGRLLDEIEIEKEHKYIEMKQPILCNRQMEDIRHLNNDDFRAITIPITFEIDRENGLKKALDYLCKRAEESVREGCNILILSDRSIGRYNAPIPSLLSLGAVHHHLIRKKLRTSVDLIVEAGDARDVMHIALLIGYGAKAVNPYMVYDVIGKMIENKKYVKNIHGIDEGFENYCKAISAGLLKIISRMGISTLQSYNGAQIFQAVGVNQNVIDAYFTDTPAQLSGMDLEGIAKEVIIRHVAAYEKAGRLDTTLDIGGELSYKKDGEYHILNPEVVKRLRKSCLENDYYLYKGYAKEVNEQNEKIATIRGLLQFKNREGISIEEVEPIENILKRFTIGGMSFGSLSKEAHETIAIAMNRIGASSNSGEGGEDPSRYIVKPNGDHLRSAVKQVASGRFGVTTNYLVNCDELQIKMAQGAKPGEGGHLPGNKVTSEIAKVRHAMAGIDLISPPPHHDIYSIEDLAQLIFDLKNANPSARVNVKLVAEAGVGTVAAGVAKGYADVVMISGHDGGTGASPMSSMKYVGLPWELGLAETQQTLLLNNLRSRITIQVDGKMRSGRDVVIAALLGAEEYGFATTALVSLGCIMCRQCHLNRCPAGIATQDDALRERFSGKVEHLIRYLRFIAQETREIMAELGFKTIDEMIGRVDVLKAKEMKKDKLKDVDLSAVLYRPQIPSRIIDRCTTLQDHKIHDILDRELIKISKGALEKEEKVQAKFKIKNTDRTVGTMLSGEIAKKYGDEGLLEDTITLNFEGSAGQSFGAFAATGLTLILEGDANDYLGKGLSGGKIILVPPKKATFIPEDNMIAGNTLLYGATSGEAYIQGLVGQRFCVRNSGAVAVVEGIGNHGCEYMTGGTVVILGSVGRNFGAGMSGGVAYVLNENGDFHGQCNKQIVEIKSLEDQDKEVVKKLVKNHYAYTKSAKGKVILDHWNEYINKFVKVISPIYEMKLKEC; from the coding sequence ATGAATAGGAATGGATTACCAGAAAAACAAGGTTTATATGATCCCAATTTAGAAAAAGATAATTGTGGTGTTGGATTTATAGCAAATATTAAGGGATTAAAAAGCCATCAAATATTAAATCAGGCATTGGAAATATTAAAAAACCTAAAGCATAGAGGAGCTGTAGGTGCTGATGAAAGCACTGGTGATGGATCTGGTATCATGTTACAAATTCCCCATGAATTCTTAAAAAAAGAAACAGAAAAATTAGGGGTCAAATTAACGGATGCTGGAGAATATGCAGTAGGGATGATTTTTTTACCAAGACATCCTAATGCTAGACTTTTTTGTGAAGGAATATTTGAGAGAATATTAAAAGAGGAAAATCAAAAACTCCTTGGATGGAGAGAAGTACCTGTAAATGAAAAGGCTTGTGGAGAATCAGCTAGAGCAACGAGACCTGTGGTGATGCAGGTATTTATTGATAGAAATAATCAGAAAAAGGAAAGTTTTGAACGAAAGCTATTGATGATTAGAAAGCGTGTTCAAAATATGATTTTGGAATGTAAAAGAGCGTATACAGAAAGTTTTTACATCTGTAGCTTATCTAGTAATACGATGATTTACAAAGGGCAGATTTTAGGATATAAGTTAGATGAGTTTTATTTGGATTTGCAGGATGAAACCATGAAAACTGCAATCGCTATTGTTCATGAAAGATACAGTACAAATACATTTCCATCTTGGAAGCTAGCACAGCCCTTTAGATATTTAGCCCATAATGGTGAGATTAATACTATACGAGGAAATATTAACTGGATGAATGCTAGAGAAGGGGTAATGCATTCTAAGCTATTTGGAGAAGAGTTTAATAAAATTTTGCCTGTTATTGAAGCAGGGGGAAGTGATTCTGCATCATTAGATAATGCAGTAGAGCTTTTTACTGCTAATGGACATCCTATGGAAAATGTAATGATGATGTTAATCCCTGAAGCATGGCAGAATGATTCAAAAATGGATGAAAATCAAAGAGGCTTTTATGAGTATTTTGCAAGACTGATGGAACCTTGGGATGGACCTGCTACTATTGCTTTTAGTGATGGTATAAAGGTAGGGGTAACACTAGATAGAAATGGATTAAGACCTGCCCGCTATCTTATTACGAAGGATGAAATGGTTATTATGGCATCAGAGATTGGGGTTGTTGAAGTAAGGCAAGAAAATATTGCTAAAAAGGGTCGTATTGAGCCTGGAAAGATGCTTTTAATAGATACAGAAGAAGGGAGAATTATTTCAGATGATGAAATAAAATGGGCAGCATCTCAGAAAAAGCCATTTGCAGAATGGATTAAGAAAAATAAAATCATTCTTGATGATATAAAAGAATCTTATGAAATTAAAAAAATGAGAAAAGAAACGATTCTTTTAAAGGAGAAAGTTTTTGGTTTTACAGAAGAAGAAATGCAAAGAGTGATTGGGTATATGGCCGAAAATGGGAAAGAGCCTATAGGATCTATGGGAATGGATATTCCATTGGCTATTTTATCTGAGAGACCTCAACTTCTTTTCAATTATTTTAAACAAACCTTTGCTCAAGTTACTAATCCCCCAATAGATCCTATTAGAGAAGAAATTATTATGTCTTTAACTCAGTCTATTGGAGGTCATGGAAGACTTTTAGATGAAATAGAAATAGAAAAAGAACACAAATATATAGAGATGAAGCAACCTATTTTATGTAATCGACAAATGGAAGATATTAGACATTTAAATAATGATGATTTTAGAGCTATTACCATTCCAATAACCTTTGAGATTGATCGAGAGAATGGATTAAAAAAAGCTTTAGATTATCTTTGCAAACGAGCAGAAGAAAGTGTGAGAGAAGGATGTAATATTCTTATATTAAGTGATCGAAGCATAGGAAGATATAATGCTCCTATACCAAGTTTGCTTTCCCTAGGAGCAGTTCATCATCATTTGATACGCAAGAAATTAAGAACGTCCGTTGATTTGATTGTAGAAGCTGGAGATGCAAGGGATGTTATGCATATAGCCCTTTTAATTGGATATGGGGCAAAGGCTGTTAATCCATATATGGTATATGATGTGATTGGAAAAATGATAGAAAATAAAAAATATGTAAAAAATATTCATGGTATAGATGAAGGATTTGAAAATTACTGCAAAGCTATTTCAGCAGGACTTTTAAAAATTATTTCAAGAATGGGAATTTCAACTTTGCAAAGCTATAATGGAGCTCAAATATTCCAGGCTGTAGGGGTCAATCAAAATGTAATTGATGCATATTTTACAGATACTCCCGCTCAATTATCTGGAATGGACTTAGAGGGGATTGCTAAAGAAGTAATTATAAGACACGTAGCTGCTTATGAAAAGGCAGGCCGATTAGACACAACGCTAGATATTGGAGGAGAATTGTCTTACAAAAAAGACGGAGAATATCATATTTTGAATCCTGAAGTAGTAAAAAGATTGAGAAAATCATGTTTAGAGAATGATTATTACCTCTATAAAGGATATGCAAAAGAGGTAAATGAACAAAATGAAAAAATAGCAACTATTCGTGGATTATTACAATTTAAAAATAGAGAAGGCATATCTATTGAAGAGGTTGAACCCATAGAAAATATTTTAAAGAGATTTACAATAGGGGGTATGTCTTTTGGATCTCTTAGTAAAGAAGCTCATGAAACTATAGCTATTGCCATGAATAGGATAGGAGCAAGTAGTAACTCAGGTGAAGGGGGAGAAGACCCTAGTAGATATATAGTAAAACCTAATGGAGATCATTTAAGAAGTGCTGTAAAACAAGTGGCATCAGGAAGATTTGGTGTAACGACCAATTATCTTGTGAATTGTGATGAATTGCAAATTAAAATGGCCCAGGGGGCAAAGCCTGGAGAAGGTGGACATTTGCCGGGAAATAAAGTTACATCAGAAATTGCCAAGGTTCGTCATGCTATGGCAGGAATAGATTTGATTTCTCCACCGCCACATCATGATATTTATTCTATAGAAGATTTAGCACAATTAATATTTGATTTAAAAAATGCCAATCCTTCTGCAAGAGTAAATGTGAAATTGGTAGCTGAAGCTGGGGTAGGAACAGTTGCAGCAGGTGTTGCAAAAGGATATGCAGATGTTGTTATGATTAGTGGTCATGATGGAGGAACAGGAGCATCTCCAATGAGTTCTATGAAATATGTAGGGCTTCCATGGGAGTTGGGTCTTGCTGAAACCCAACAGACACTCTTATTAAATAATTTGAGAAGTAGAATTACCATACAAGTTGATGGAAAGATGAGATCAGGACGAGATGTAGTGATTGCAGCTCTTCTTGGAGCAGAAGAATATGGCTTTGCAACGACTGCTCTTGTGTCTCTTGGTTGTATTATGTGTAGACAATGTCATTTAAATAGATGTCCAGCAGGTATTGCAACACAAGATGATGCATTACGAGAAAGATTTAGTGGAAAAGTAGAACATTTGATTCGTTATTTAAGATTTATTGCACAAGAAACTCGAGAAATTATGGCAGAGCTAGGATTTAAAACAATAGATGAGATGATTGGAAGAGTAGATGTATTAAAAGCTAAGGAAATGAAAAAAGACAAGTTAAAGGATGTGGATTTGTCAGCAGTATTATATAGACCACAAATTCCATCTCGAATTATTGACAGGTGTACAACGCTTCAAGATCATAAAATTCATGATATTTTAGATAGAGAGTTAATAAAAATTTCAAAAGGAGCTCTTGAGAAAGAAGAGAAAGTTCAGGCTAAATTCAAAATTAAAAATACAGATAGAACAGTGGGGACCATGCTAAGTGGCGAAATTGCAAAGAAATATGGAGATGAGGGGCTTTTAGAGGATACCATTACCCTAAATTTTGAAGGATCAGCAGGACAAAGTTTTGGTGCTTTTGCAGCAACGGGACTTACATTAATCCTTGAGGGCGATGCAAATGATTATCTTGGTAAGGGGTTATCAGGTGGAAAAATTATTTTAGTACCACCAAAGAAAGCAACATTTATTCCAGAGGATAATATGATTGCAGGAAACACATTGCTTTATGGGGCAACATCAGGTGAGGCTTATATTCAAGGTTTAGTTGGGCAAAGATTCTGTGTTAGAAATAGTGGGGCTGTAGCAGTTGTAGAAGGTATTGGAAATCATGGATGTGAGTACATGACAGGAGGAACGGTAGTGATCTTAGGATCTGTAGGGAGAAATTTTGGAGCTGGAATGAGTGGTGGTGTAGCCTATGTTCTTAATGAAAATGGAGATTTTCATGGTCAGTGTAATAAACAAATTGTTGAGATCAAATCTTTAGAGGATCAGGACAAAGAAGTAGTGAAAAAACTTGTAAAGAATCATTATGCATATACAAAGAGTGCTAAGGGAAAGGTGATTCTTGATCATTGGAATGAATATATAAACAAATTTGTAAAAGTAATTTCTCCTATTTATGAAATGAAATTAAAAGAATGTTAG
- a CDS encoding transglycosylase SLT domain-containing protein encodes MKKIIGIVVAVVLILGVVAFVNLQNSDDYRLDYEKKIVKYSKEYGVDPFLVATIIRQESGFHNFISWFSDKEDKIGLMQIKGELGEKWAKEMGIENFSWKDLKDADTNIKMGVWYLGELQKDNSDEEAVIKGWRYRGALKEEIPEGKPGYVDAIEFMKKIYEEKYQEELKID; translated from the coding sequence ATGAAAAAAATAATAGGTATTGTAGTAGCTGTAGTATTGATTTTGGGTGTTGTTGCTTTTGTAAATTTACAAAATAGTGATGATTATCGCCTAGATTATGAGAAGAAAATTGTAAAATACTCAAAAGAATATGGTGTAGACCCATTCCTTGTGGCAACCATCATTCGCCAAGAAAGTGGTTTTCATAATTTCATAAGTTGGTTTAGCGACAAAGAAGATAAAATAGGGCTTATGCAAATTAAAGGAGAGTTAGGAGAAAAATGGGCAAAGGAAATGGGGATAGAAAATTTTTCTTGGAAGGATTTAAAGGATGCAGATACCAATATTAAGATGGGCGTTTGGTATTTAGGAGAGCTTCAGAAAGATAATAGTGATGAAGAAGCAGTTATTAAAGGATGGCGTTATCGAGGTGCTCTAAAAGAAGAAATCCCAGAGGGTAAACCAGGATATGTTGATGCAATTGAATTTATGAAAAAAATCTATGAAGAAAAATATCAAGAAGAATTGAAAATAGATTAA
- a CDS encoding ABC transporter ATP-binding protein has product MSILKLKEIGKIYGAKVPFCALRNIHLTIEKGEFVGVMGPSGSGKTTLLNMVSTIDHPTSGEVLLNDKNPHKLKGSDLSLFRRRELGFVFQDYNLLDTLTIGENIVLPLTLDGYRLSEMDERLERVSKRLGIEEILHKRTYEVSGGQAQRAAIARAIIHAPSLLLADEPTGNLDSKASKDVMELFEVINGRDLVTTMMVTHDPFAASYCHRVLFIKDGEIYNEIHQGENRQKFFHQIMDVLALLGGDHHDFSSIRL; this is encoded by the coding sequence ATGTCTATTTTAAAGCTAAAAGAAATCGGAAAAATTTATGGGGCAAAGGTTCCCTTTTGTGCACTAAGGAATATTCATCTAACTATAGAAAAAGGAGAATTTGTAGGGGTGATGGGTCCCTCTGGAAGTGGGAAAACAACCCTTTTAAATATGGTTTCAACCATAGATCATCCTACATCAGGAGAAGTATTATTAAATGATAAAAACCCACACAAGTTAAAGGGTTCAGACCTTTCTTTGTTCAGACGTCGTGAGCTTGGCTTTGTATTTCAAGATTATAATTTATTAGACACATTGACCATAGGGGAAAATATTGTATTGCCCTTAACATTAGATGGCTATCGTTTATCTGAAATGGATGAAAGACTTGAGCGGGTATCAAAGAGACTTGGCATTGAAGAAATCCTTCATAAAAGAACTTATGAAGTATCAGGAGGACAAGCCCAAAGGGCTGCTATTGCTCGTGCTATTATTCATGCTCCTTCACTATTGTTAGCAGATGAACCTACAGGAAATTTAGATTCTAAGGCTTCGAAGGATGTAATGGAATTATTTGAAGTGATTAATGGACGAGATCTGGTTACTACCATGATGGTAACTCATGATCCTTTTGCTGCAAGCTACTGTCACCGTGTTCTTTTTATTAAGGATGGAGAAATTTATAATGAAATCCATCAGGGAGAGAATCGTCAAAAGTTTTTTCATCAAATCATGGATGTGCTTGCATTGTTAGGGGGGGATCATCATGACTTTTCGTCAATTCGCCTTTAA